The proteins below come from a single Rosa rugosa chromosome 2, drRosRugo1.1, whole genome shotgun sequence genomic window:
- the LOC133730062 gene encoding ras-related protein RABB1c — MSYAYLFKYIIIGDTGVGKSCLLLQFTDKRFQPVHDLTIGVEFGARMITIDNKPIKLQIWDTAGQESFRSITRSYYRGAAGALLVYDITRRETFNHLASWLEDARQHANANMTIMLIGNKCDLAHRRAVSTEEGEQFAKEHGLIFMEASAKTAQNVEEAFIKTAATIYKKIQDGVFDVSNESYGIKVGYGGIPGPSGGRDGSSSQAGGCCS, encoded by the exons ATGTCTTACGCCTATCTCTTCAAGTACATCATCATCGGAGATACTG GAGTTGGAAAATCATGCCTTCTTCTTCAGTTCACCGACAAACGCTTCCAGCCGGTGCACGATTTGACTATTGGTGTTGAGTTTGGAGCTAGGATGATCACCATCGATAACAAACCAATCAAGCTCCAAATTTGGGACACG GCAGGTCAAGAGTCATTTAGATCCATTACACGATCCTACTATAGAGGAGCTGCTGGCGCTTTGCTTGTCTATGACATCACCAG GAGAGAAACTTTTAATCACTTGGCTAGTTGGCTAGAGGATGCAAGGCAGCATGCTAATGCAAACATGACCATAATGTTAATTGGTAATAAGTGTGATCTTGCTCATAGACGAGCTGTGAGCACAGAGGAAGGGGAACAATTTGCAAAGGAACATGGATTGATCTTCATGGAGGCCTCTGCTAAAACTGCTCAGAATGTTGAGGAG GCATTCATAAAAACTGCTGCAACCATATACAAGAAGATTCAAGATGGCGTTTTTGATGTATCAAATGAG TCTTATGGCATAAAAGTCGGATATGGGGGAATTCCAGGACCATCAGGAGGCAGAGATGGTTCTTCCTCTCAAGCTGGAGGCTGTTGCAGTTGA